From a single Sinomonas atrocyanea genomic region:
- a CDS encoding flavin monoamine oxidase family protein has product MSQPQTPAARTREADVVVVGAGPAGLMAARTLAKEGQRVVVLEARDRVGGRTWSDTIDGAFLEIGGQWISPDQTELLGLVDELGKETFQRYREGENVYVAPDGTRTVYAGADFPVSPGTLAEVERLTAILDALAAELGAEQPWAHPKARGLDTVSFHHWLRGQSADEEACNLVGLFIAGGMLTKPAHAFSALQAVLMAASAGSFSNLLDEDFILDRRVVGGMQSVSEAMAAELGDAVVLGAPVRTLEWEGSEGGIGSVTATADGGTAGRVTVTARRAILAVPPTLYSRISYVPALPRRQHQLHQHLSMGLVIKVHAVYDRPFWREAKLSGTCFGADQLVQEVYDNTNHGDSRGTLVGFVSDEKADAVFRLSPEERRAAILASIAHYLGDDALTPEVYYESDWGSEEWTRGAYAASFDLGGLSRYGADQRTPVGPIHWACSDLAAEGYQHVDGALRMGRRAAEEAIEALSPAL; this is encoded by the coding sequence TGCCGGCCCCGCCGGCCTCATGGCCGCCCGGACCCTCGCGAAGGAGGGCCAGCGCGTCGTCGTCCTCGAGGCCCGCGACCGCGTGGGCGGCCGCACCTGGAGCGACACGATCGACGGCGCGTTCCTCGAGATCGGCGGCCAGTGGATCAGCCCCGACCAGACCGAGCTCCTGGGCCTCGTCGACGAGCTCGGCAAGGAGACCTTCCAGCGCTACCGCGAGGGCGAGAACGTCTACGTCGCCCCGGACGGCACCCGCACGGTCTACGCCGGTGCGGACTTCCCGGTCTCCCCGGGCACCCTCGCCGAGGTCGAGCGCCTCACCGCCATCCTCGACGCCCTCGCCGCCGAGCTCGGCGCCGAGCAGCCGTGGGCCCACCCGAAGGCGCGCGGGCTCGACACGGTCAGCTTCCACCACTGGCTCCGCGGCCAGTCCGCCGACGAGGAGGCCTGCAACCTCGTGGGCCTCTTCATCGCCGGCGGCATGCTGACCAAGCCGGCCCACGCGTTCTCGGCCCTGCAGGCAGTCCTCATGGCCGCCTCGGCCGGGTCGTTCAGCAACCTCCTCGACGAGGACTTCATCCTCGACAGGCGCGTGGTGGGCGGCATGCAGTCCGTGAGCGAGGCGATGGCCGCCGAGCTCGGCGACGCCGTGGTCCTCGGCGCCCCGGTCCGGACCCTGGAGTGGGAGGGGAGCGAGGGCGGGATCGGCAGCGTCACCGCGACGGCCGACGGCGGCACCGCCGGCCGCGTCACGGTCACCGCGCGCCGGGCGATCCTCGCGGTCCCGCCCACGCTCTACAGCCGCATCTCCTACGTCCCGGCCCTGCCGCGGCGCCAGCACCAGCTGCACCAGCACCTCTCCATGGGCCTGGTCATCAAGGTCCACGCCGTCTACGACCGCCCGTTCTGGCGCGAGGCCAAGCTCTCCGGCACGTGCTTCGGCGCGGACCAGCTCGTCCAGGAGGTCTACGACAACACGAACCACGGCGACTCCCGCGGCACCCTCGTGGGCTTCGTCTCGGACGAGAAGGCGGACGCGGTGTTCCGCCTCTCGCCCGAGGAGCGCAGGGCCGCGATCCTCGCCTCGATCGCCCACTACCTCGGCGACGACGCCCTCACCCCGGAGGTCTACTACGAGTCGGACTGGGGCTCGGAGGAGTGGACCCGCGGCGCCTACGCGGCGAGCTTCGACCTCGGCGGCCTCTCCCGGTACGGCGCGGACCAGCGCACGCCGGTCGGCCCGATCCACTGGGCCTGCTCCGACCTCGCGGCCGAGGGGTACCAGCACGTGGACGGCGCCCTGCGCATGGGCCGGCGCGCCGCGGAGGAGGCCATCGAGGCGCTGTCCCCGGCGCTCTGA